One region of Kytococcus sedentarius DSM 20547 genomic DNA includes:
- the rimM gene encoding ribosome maturation factor RimM (Essential for efficient processing of 16S rRNA), whose amino-acid sequence MAQHSNRERGSIPEGMVRLARIGKPHALKGEVTVQLHTDEPEVRLAVGTAVQTVPAEEGPLTIASRRVHQGVTLLGFEQVTGRDGAEALRGVVLVAPADEELDGEGFYPEDLRGLEVVDGQGEPLGAVKDLHLRPAQDLLEVTTTAGHDVLVPFVEELVPHVDLEAGQVTVTAPAGLLEPLD is encoded by the coding sequence ATGGCCCAGCACAGCAACCGCGAGCGCGGCAGCATCCCCGAGGGGATGGTGCGCCTGGCCCGCATCGGCAAACCCCACGCGCTCAAGGGCGAGGTCACGGTGCAGTTGCACACCGACGAACCCGAGGTCCGCTTAGCGGTGGGGACGGCCGTGCAGACCGTCCCGGCCGAGGAGGGCCCGCTGACCATCGCCAGCCGGCGGGTGCACCAGGGGGTGACGCTGCTGGGCTTCGAGCAGGTCACCGGCCGTGACGGCGCCGAGGCCCTGCGCGGCGTGGTGCTGGTGGCACCGGCCGACGAGGAGCTCGATGGGGAGGGCTTCTACCCCGAGGACCTCCGCGGCCTGGAGGTCGTGGACGGGCAGGGGGAGCCGCTCGGCGCCGTCAAGGACCTGCACCTGCGCCCCGCTCAGGACCTGCTGGAGGTGACCACCACGGCCGGACACGACGTGCTGGTGCCCTTCGTGGAGGAGCTGGTGCCGCACGTGGACCTCGAGGCCGGGCAGGTCACCGTGACCGCGCCGGCAGGGCTGCTGGAACCGCTGGACTGA
- the trmD gene encoding tRNA (guanosine(37)-N1)-methyltransferase TrmD, producing MPATSSGLLRPRAALRIDVISIFPEYLAPLGLSLIGKAQRDGLLEVHTHDLRDFTHDRHRTVDATPYGGGAGMVMRPEPWGEALDQVLGSAPGRTPTLVVPGPGGDRFTQATARELAARDWLVFACGRYEGIDERVVLEYAQRLDLRILSLGDYVLNGGEVAVLAMTEAVARLLPGVIGNAESLVEESHEDGLLEYPVYTKPASWRGHEVPGVLLSGHHGRIAEWRHQQRVERTVARRPDMLRVPAPDAPAGD from the coding sequence ATGCCCGCCACCTCCTCCGGCCTGCTGCGCCCCCGCGCCGCCCTGCGCATCGACGTCATCTCGATCTTCCCCGAGTACCTGGCTCCCCTGGGGCTCTCCCTCATCGGGAAGGCCCAGCGGGACGGGCTGCTCGAGGTGCACACGCACGACCTGCGTGACTTCACCCACGACCGCCACCGCACGGTGGACGCGACTCCCTACGGTGGTGGCGCCGGCATGGTGATGCGACCCGAGCCCTGGGGGGAGGCCCTGGACCAGGTCCTGGGCAGCGCCCCCGGCCGGACCCCCACGCTCGTGGTGCCCGGGCCGGGCGGGGACCGCTTCACCCAGGCCACGGCACGGGAGCTCGCTGCCCGGGACTGGCTGGTGTTCGCCTGCGGGCGCTACGAGGGGATCGACGAGCGGGTGGTGCTGGAGTACGCCCAGCGCCTCGACCTGCGCATCCTCTCGCTGGGGGACTACGTGCTCAACGGCGGCGAGGTGGCGGTGCTGGCGATGACCGAGGCTGTGGCCCGGTTGCTGCCGGGGGTCATCGGCAACGCGGAGTCCCTGGTGGAGGAGTCCCACGAGGACGGGCTGCTGGAGTACCCCGTCTACACCAAGCCGGCGAGCTGGCGGGGGCACGAGGTCCCGGGGGTCCTGCTCTCGGGGCACCACGGACGCATCGCCGAGTGGCGCCACCAACAGCGCGTCGAGCGGACTGTGGCCCGACGACCTGACATGCTGCGGGTCCCTGCACCCGACGCACCCGCGGGGGACTGA
- a CDS encoding alanine/glycine:cation symporter family protein translates to MDAVNTFLVDAGEAIWVPMIPIVLVAGLVFTVMTRGVQITMLPAMFRTLLDPPLKDADGEDRSVSTLAAFSISAAGRIGTANIAGVSTAVAMGGAGAVFWMWLIALVGGATAFVESTIAQLYKVRDGDSYRGGGAVIYEKALNSRVGGMVFAVMVLVCAGISFNMLQANTVSQAVVQAVGDEGTWVKWVTAGVVTLLTGAVVLGGVRRIGRVAETLVPFMAGAYVLLGLAIVVVNFEQIPAVFTEIIGQAFGFREIVAGAFGTMVMQGVKRAMFSNEAGMGLSGHAAASASVSHPVKQGFAQTLGVYLDTLIVCSITAFIVLSANPTLGGQTAGVELAYESVTTAIGQWGGLALAAILFVLAFTSVLADFYYGESNIHYLTRNTTLHTVFKVIFVALTFAGCIIEPKVLWSLADVLFPLLALLTIGSLLLLVPKASWLLKDYRRQLKEGVEPTFTVDRMPTSWKGVTAWEPEDAMDHADAVEYRREHGLAPARDSVAD, encoded by the coding sequence ATGGACGCCGTCAACACCTTCCTCGTGGACGCCGGGGAGGCCATCTGGGTCCCCATGATCCCCATCGTGCTGGTGGCCGGGCTGGTCTTCACCGTGATGACCCGCGGTGTGCAGATCACGATGCTGCCGGCCATGTTCCGCACCCTGCTGGACCCGCCGCTGAAGGACGCCGACGGCGAGGACCGCAGCGTCTCCACCCTGGCGGCCTTCTCCATCTCCGCGGCCGGCCGCATCGGCACCGCCAACATCGCCGGTGTGTCGACCGCGGTCGCGATGGGCGGCGCCGGGGCCGTGTTCTGGATGTGGCTCATCGCCCTGGTGGGCGGGGCGACCGCGTTCGTGGAGTCGACCATCGCCCAGCTGTACAAGGTGCGCGACGGTGACTCCTACCGCGGTGGTGGCGCCGTGATCTACGAGAAGGCGCTGAACAGCCGCGTGGGCGGCATGGTCTTCGCGGTCATGGTGCTCGTCTGCGCCGGCATCTCCTTCAACATGCTCCAGGCCAACACCGTGAGCCAGGCGGTCGTGCAGGCCGTGGGCGACGAGGGCACCTGGGTGAAGTGGGTGACCGCCGGGGTCGTCACGCTGCTGACCGGGGCCGTCGTGCTCGGGGGCGTGCGCCGCATCGGCCGCGTGGCCGAGACCCTGGTGCCCTTCATGGCCGGCGCCTACGTGCTGCTGGGCCTGGCGATCGTCGTGGTGAACTTCGAGCAGATCCCGGCGGTCTTCACCGAGATCATCGGCCAGGCCTTCGGCTTCCGCGAGATCGTGGCCGGCGCCTTCGGCACCATGGTGATGCAGGGCGTCAAGCGTGCGATGTTCTCCAACGAGGCCGGCATGGGCCTCTCGGGCCACGCGGCCGCATCGGCCTCGGTCTCGCACCCGGTGAAGCAGGGTTTCGCGCAGACCCTCGGTGTCTACCTCGACACGCTGATCGTCTGCTCGATCACCGCGTTCATCGTGCTCTCCGCGAACCCGACCCTCGGGGGCCAGACCGCCGGCGTGGAGCTCGCCTACGAGAGCGTGACCACCGCCATCGGGCAGTGGGGCGGACTCGCGCTGGCCGCGATCCTGTTCGTGCTGGCGTTCACCTCGGTGCTGGCCGACTTCTACTACGGCGAGTCCAACATCCACTACCTGACGCGGAACACCACCCTCCACACGGTGTTCAAGGTCATCTTCGTGGCCCTCACCTTCGCCGGCTGCATCATCGAGCCGAAGGTGCTGTGGTCCCTGGCCGACGTGCTCTTCCCCCTGCTGGCGCTGCTCACCATCGGGTCGTTGCTGTTGCTGGTCCCCAAGGCCAGCTGGCTGCTGAAGGACTACCGTCGGCAGCTCAAGGAGGGGGTGGAGCCCACCTTCACCGTCGACCGCATGCCGACCAGCTGGAAGGGCGTCACCGCCTGGGAGCCCGAGGACGCGATGGACCACGCCGATGCGGTGGAGTACCGCCGCGAGCATGGATTGGCCCCCGCGCGCGACTCTGTGGCAGACTGA
- the rplS gene encoding 50S ribosomal protein L19 has translation MHKLDFVDAASLRDDIPEFRAGDTINVHVKVIEGNRTRTQVFKGIVIRRHGHGVGETYTVRKVSFGIGVERTFPVHSPVVEKVELLTRGDVRRAKLYYLRDLRGKAARIREKRDNTDAKA, from the coding sequence ATGCACAAGCTCGACTTCGTCGACGCAGCCAGCCTCCGCGACGACATCCCGGAGTTCCGTGCCGGTGACACGATCAACGTCCACGTCAAGGTCATCGAGGGCAACCGCACCCGTACCCAGGTCTTCAAGGGCATCGTGATCCGTCGCCACGGCCACGGTGTGGGTGAGACCTACACGGTCCGCAAGGTGAGCTTCGGCATCGGCGTGGAGCGCACCTTCCCGGTGCACTCCCCGGTGGTGGAGAAGGTGGAGCTGCTGACCCGCGGTGACGTCCGTCGCGCCAAGCTGTACTACCTGCGCGACCTGCGGGGCAAGGCCGCCCGCATCCGCGAGAAGCGCGACAACACCGACGCGAAGGCCTGA
- the lepB gene encoding signal peptidase I: MRPRTVPEPSSSSRRGRLGRVRAVSRPRQRAAGMRSLRRIGWILVACAAVLAIALAATVRTYRVHGPSMEPTHAEGDLVVATLVGGLAGPTEGAVEVGDVVVVDATAAWGDTGPEGQTVRVVKRVVAGPGDHIDCCTDGAMTRNGVPVPAHGPGGEGLDQRFEEALGEDEWWVVGDNAAESNDSRTHLAAPGGGVVRSDEVVARVRWAP, encoded by the coding sequence ATGCGTCCACGCACCGTGCCCGAGCCGTCCTCGTCCTCGCGACGAGGGCGGCTCGGGCGTGTCCGGGCCGTCTCCCGGCCGCGCCAGCGCGCCGCCGGCATGCGCAGCCTGCGGCGGATCGGGTGGATCCTGGTGGCCTGCGCGGCGGTCCTGGCCATCGCCCTGGCGGCCACCGTCCGCACCTACCGGGTCCACGGTCCCTCGATGGAGCCGACCCACGCCGAGGGCGACCTCGTCGTCGCCACGCTGGTCGGGGGCCTGGCCGGGCCCACCGAGGGCGCGGTGGAGGTGGGCGACGTCGTGGTGGTGGACGCGACGGCCGCCTGGGGGGACACCGGGCCCGAGGGGCAGACGGTCCGCGTGGTCAAGCGGGTGGTGGCCGGGCCGGGGGACCACATCGACTGCTGCACCGACGGCGCCATGACCCGCAACGGGGTGCCGGTGCCGGCCCACGGGCCGGGCGGTGAGGGGCTCGACCAGCGCTTCGAGGAGGCACTGGGGGAGGACGAGTGGTGGGTCGTGGGCGACAATGCGGCAGAATCGAACGACTCGCGCACCCACCTCGCCGCTCCCGGCGGGGGCGTGGTGCGCTCCGACGAGGTGGTGGCCCGCGTACGGTGGGCCCCGTGA